Part of the Gymnogyps californianus isolate 813 chromosome 26, ASM1813914v2, whole genome shotgun sequence genome, CGGCCCTTTTCACTCTTCCTCCGGCTCCAGCCTGGAGGCCATCGCTGTTCTCTCCTTCGCCGCCTCCCTCTCCTGACCCGCATCCctctctgtgtttctcagccTCCGGATTGTTTCCCgcccttctcttgctctctgtcctgcgctctgtcccctgcctctccctttctctctctcagcctttccccctctgtgcctctgtcctgctccctctcccatTTCTCTGCCACTCCGCCCTCCTGCTGCATTCTCCGTCTATCTGTCCCTCCGTCCcactccctcaccctgcccgtGTTGCtccctctgtctgtccttcctcctgccctcctctgccctctctgtccctctgtcctgctgctcatcACCAGGTTTctggctgccccctgcccccttcccctcccgtccctctcctgccactctccgccccaccccacccctctctgcccctctgcccctctctcctcctcctcctccctgttcCACCAAGgctctgggactgggactggggctgccccgggaggCAGCCATGGGGCCTGTGGAGGAGTGGGGTCCAGCCGGGGGGacggtgtccccgcagggtcagacaggaggaaggagcgccCAGTGGCATGCCAGGGGCTGTAGTCCTGGGGTATGGGGCTGATGGGCGgccatgttggttcccagggcatgctgggagctgtagtttccAGCACTCGGCTTCCTAGTGGCCATGTTGTTCTCAGGTAAAGTGGAAGGCAcggtctctgctccagccacggCCCCGTGCCAttccctgccagctttgtgCGGTTCCTTGTGGGGCTCCTGCCgtgctcccacagggaaggtgccaggactgaaaactcttgctggccctcaccttcccttggcagccctttcacagccccaccagcactGGGGCTCGGGGCTTGCTTAGCAACATAACGCTCCCCTCATTCTCTCAGTCTTGCCagagcttcccatttctatcagcaatcagtgatcgagtgttgtggaaggtggcaaagcagagctacAGGACCATGCAGACCACACCCGAACGAGACCTAAACAGCATGTGGCAATAATGGCATAAGGCTGTTAGGCTGTAATAGCACAGGAACGTATAGAAATTagagaggctgttaatatgttttgtagggctttaaggactttgtttagctgcttaaaagtagtccttCATGATAAAGCAGGACTCATAACTTGCTTAATGCTGTTGCTTAACGTTCACCTATAATCTGATGGCAGGAGTAAGAGatttggaaagccccagagccagtttggcccaggaaaaggagacatagtaacaagtagcctaaaacacagcaggaagaaccagCTGAGAGACGAGAAAAAGcacccaatgagagagaagacgACCCCAGACTCGATCTTACCATTGGGccagactatggtgtgaggggTGGGAATTCAGATTGTAAGGGCATAATTGCCCAGGGAATGTGGTGTTCCGGTTCCCTCTCCAGAGACAGCCAGCTTGAGCTGTCTGAATTTGGGCACCATAGATAGAGtaaattaggcttttattttgaaggccttgattagagagTCTGCTTTGGGGAACCTTGGCTcaagcctgagggaagaagaagcgcccgagggtgagtgtgtgtgtgtgaggagtcgaAAGGGGCACCCGTCGGCTCACTGGAGTCGCCTGCTGCGAAGGGACGCcggtcctagcagttaaagtctcgggtggtgtgtgtgcgactccttgattggtgtgtgaatgctcgggCAGCGGCTTCCCCCTTAACAGtttggcaccccagatgggacCCTAGGTCACTCTCGGAACCTCTTGGATCCAAACCTctgactggcagcacagggtgagTTCACCTGAGGATTTTGGACACGGGACGCACCGAATTGCTAGAGTGGTGAGTGTTAAATCCcttaaatctaaattcaatatagggaaaaggacagaatttggGGGGGGTTCAAGTCCCGCCCAAGGTGCATAGCCTGATCAGCATAAATCGCACACAAGTTTGTACGCAGTCTGATCAACAGAAGATGTCTGATTAAAAGGGGGGTTCGAGTCCTTCCCACATTAGAGAGCTGTTGAGAGATTTTAAAGGAGGGGGGTTCAAGTCCCACCCAGATAAAATCATGAGTAACGTAActggagtagagagggagaCGCCCTTAGTAGAGATattacaaaactgggaaaaaatctgtggtgcaAATTCACTACTGAAGGAGGACGCAGTAGTTCTATGTCAACAATGGTGGCCATTCATCACCCGCCATGGAGATAGTGAAGATCAGTGGCCACCACAAGGGAGTTTTGACCAACATCGACTGACCTTTGTGCGAGACCAACTTCAGTACCGGTTCCCGGGACACATGGATTATTGGTATGTGTGGGATGAATGGGTGCGGGAGAGACAACATCCAGGGAGGCAAAAGGGGCTGAGGGAAAAACTAACCTGTAAGGTAACTTTGGCTGTAGGTAAGGCTACAGCGCCAAACGACGACCAGACAAGGCCCTCCCCGACTCCTGCCCCACCTTACAGTCCCTGTACCGACCTCCCCCCAGACCTTCCTGTAGCAAGGGTGGGACTTTGCCCCatggtttcaaatgttttgactaaTCTGGCCGCTTTACGGCCAGGGGGTGACTATGCATGCCCCACATCGACGGTTTATACTAATCCATCGTGGAACCCAAATGATTTAGCCTTATGGGGGTGTACAATGCCAAGATTaagggaggatgcagaaacACGGGCGCAGTTATTGTCAAATCTCTGCACGGGACACAATCCTAACCGGGGGACACCCAAATCTTATTCCGAGAATCATTCTGCCCagctgaaagagagaaggtattaactaaGGATGCGGAATTAGCACgacaggtgggaggagggagaaatccgTGGCCGACGCTAAATCCGAACGGGAACTATAATATGGCCGGAGACAGAGCCCATTGCCAAACAGCCCTAAGAAATTTAATAGAGGCAATTGGAGCATGTGGAGAACGTAGGGTGATGTTCACAGAAGATGATGTTAAATTTTACCTGGCAGAATTAGCACTTGCTTTAGACCATGTACATAGTGGTGGAATAATATACCGggacctaaaaccagaaaacatccttcttgaTGAGGAAGGACATATCAAATTAGCAGATTTTGGCTTAAGTGAGGTGTCAATTgatcatgaaaaaaaagccttctctttctgtgcaacagTGGAATATATGGCACCAGAAGTCATTAAGAGCGGAGGCCTTACACGGAGCGCAGACTGGTGGTCTTTTGGTGTTGTAATGTTTGAAATGCTCACTGGTACTCTGCCTTTccaagggaaagacagaaaagaaaccatgacaCTGATTCTCGAGGCCAGACTTGGAATGCCCCAGTTCTTGAGCCCGGAAGCAGAGAGTCTTCTGCGAgtgctcttcaaaagaaacccagcaaacaGATTAGGAGCAGGCCTAGATGgagttgaagaaattaagaggcatgcattcttttccaaaatagacTGGGATAAATTGTACAGGAGAGAAGTTGATCCCCCTTTTAAACCTGCAACTGGCAGACCTGAAGATACGTTTTATTTTGACCCTGAGTTTACAGCAAAAACTCCAGAAGATTTGCCTGGTCTCCCACCTAGTGCTAATGCGCATCAACTTGTTCGGGGATTTAGTTCTGTAGCTATTGCATCAAATGACGAAAGCCAGGCAGTGCAGACAGTTGGAGTGCATTCCGTTGTCCAGCAGttgcacaggaacagcattcaGTTTACTGATAGATACGAAGTGAAGGAAGATATCAGAGTTGGGTCTTACTGTGTCTATAAGAGATGTATTCATAAAGCTTTAAACACGGAATATGCTGTAAAGATTATAGACAAGAGTAAAACTGATCCAAGAAAGGAGATTGAAATCCTACTGCGCTATGGCCACCATCCAAATATTATTACCCTAAAAGATGTGCATGATGATggaaaatacacatacatagtAACAGAACTTACGAAAGGAGGGCAACTGCTGGATAAAATTCatagacaaatttttttctcgGAACGAGAAGCTAGTGCCGTTCTGTTCACAATAACAAGAACGGTTGAGTACCTCCATGCGCAAGGGGTTGTTCATGGAGAGCTGAAGCCTAGCAATATTCTTTATGTTGATGAATCTGGTAATCCAGAATCCATTCGACTTTGTGAATTTGGCCTTGCAAAACAACTACGAGTAGAAAATGGTCTTCTGAGGAGTCCATGTTACACAGCAAGTTTTGCTGCACCAGAGGTTTTACAGAGGCAAGGTTACGATGCTGCATGGGACATATGGAGCCTTGGTGTTCTACTTTATACCATGCTTGCTGGCTACCCTCCTTTTGTAACTGGTCCTGATGATACCCCAGAGGAGATTTTGGCCCGAATAGGTAGCGGGAAGTTGTCTCTCAGCGGTGGTTATTGGAATACCATTTCAGATACAGCTAAAgaccttctttcaaaaatgcttcatgttaaCCCACATCAAAGACTGACTGCAGCCCAAGTCCTCAGTCACCCCTGGATAGTTTGCTGTGACCAGTTGCCTCAATACCAGCTAAACAGGCAGGATGCTCCCCATGTAGTGAagggtgcaagagcagcagcttactCTGCTTTGACTCGTAATCAGTCACCAGTTTTGGGAGCCAGTCGGCCATTCTCCTCTTGCtcagagcattatttttcataaggaatgggttttttaatcccctaAGATATTCTTTGTTACAGGTAGAGATGGACAGTTTATGTTAAGCGCTTAGCTTAAACAGTTTCTATTAGGACTATATACTTTGTGCCATCCAACATCTTGTATGGTTTTGTAAACAGTTCACAAGCAGTACAGTTccgtgctgttttctttaatgtatacaTGCCTTGTTTTGCTTAGATATTGTTAATCCTTTTGACAATTAAGTCTGATTAAACGGGTCACCTGGATTAGTCAGCATTGTTGGACAGCTCTAAAAGAAGGCTCACCGTTAAACAGCTATTGAATGTAATGCTATGAAGATGTGTTTCTCCTTGCCTGtgccttttctacatttctgtggtttggatgCTGCATGTCATGTTATGAAAAACAGGACACTGTTTATAGtattggaaatgtaaacagtggATCTCTCACGATACACCACTCACTTGCGATGGacattttgatagaaattgGTTAGCCATTGGACTCCCTGTGTGtatggtttcttccttttttgcccccCTTTTTGGCTTATCTATTGTTTGTTGTTTAATCATGGTTTTTATGGACTGAGTTCTTCAAATTACAGCCTATGATGTATACTTTTAAGCCCATGGTTGAAATAGACACTACTGAGTTTTGAGCACTGGGGAATCCATCCCAGTATTCcagttctccaaaagaaaactcGTGCATTTCAGGAATAAGTTGCCAGAAGCCGCAGTTTTGCAACggtttctctggctgcagcatacACCCTGCTTaaaggggaaggtgggcagggtcaggaggtgctgcttggctaaggtgttctgctctctgattgcactttctcttcactgtatgCTGCTAACTGTTTTAAGAACCCAAAGTTATATTCTTaagcaagcttttttcctctcttgcctctgcacGTACCTGCCCTATCTCTATCTCGGTCTCAGAGACTTGCCCTCTGTTTTGGATGGAGGGGTGGAAGAGTGTTTAGTTAACctgtgtggcaggtgcacccgcccCGATAAGAGACCGAAACTTGTGGAGGTGGCTCTGAGCCTTTATAAGGGAAACATATTGGGATTCGATATGCTGGCAGGCAAACGATGGTACCTACCTCATTTTTGTCCTACGGGACCATTAACGGGCGACGTTCCCAAACCGGACAAGCAAAAGGGCCAGTTCCCATTGAGAACATACAGGCCAACCCGTCATGGTAAAACTGCCCTCTGTTGGCACTGTACCCACGATCCTGGCGAAACCCAGATGCTTACATGCCTGGGAGGCCTTagataggaaagggaaaggccatCGCATAAGTACTCGATGGATAATTCCTAATTTCTGAGACCCGGTCCCCAGGCCCGAGGTGCAATTTGTGTCCTCTTGCAGGactatggaaaagcaaactattcGGACACTCCCACTGATGGCAGTAACAACAGCGGGCATGGACAACAAGAACCTGGACAGCAAGGTGGTGGCTCAACTGATAGTGGGATTTGCACGTAGGGTGAACTTAACTTCAATAACAGCCTGTCTGCCCAGCCCTAAGTCAGTAGAGGAGCCCCTACCAATCTTTGTGCAAACCACTAATATATCACTAACCCTTGAACTCACATGGCAACAGTGCAATAATTCCAGCCGGGCCTGGGGAAcggatggaaaggatggaggtcaCACTCATACCATCTATAGCTGGTCACCTGGCGCAATAAATGCCAATTCAATATGGAAGGCAAAGTGTAATTACCTCTTCCTACCCCCTAATAACGCCACGGGGTGGAGTTTTAATGATACAATGCCATGCTTTAATGTTCCCTGGGGAATTACTGAACATAATGaccaatggaaaacagatgatcaTTCCCTGCAATATACTGAACTGTTAAACACCACCTGGTGTATTAAACACCCCGAGAGTAATGGTAGCAATTGCCCCAACGCTTGTCAAGAACCAGGGTTCaagggagcctgggaaaaacGTCCCCTCAATTGCACATGGGGACCTGACTGGATTGCGCAAAGGAATGGGGCaccaccagtaaaaaaaaaaaaaccaacactttgggactgccaaacagaaatgcactGTAAAAACATAGATAAAAGGCCATTATTGTGATGATACATGCCCCGCCCCATTCAGGAAGCTTTGGTACAGGGCTGTCTGTGTAGTAATACCAGCTATGTGTGGCCCACTGCCCTAAAATGTAATGCTTATAGGAACTGTCCTCTTCATGCCCCCACACAAGGCATATGCCAAACATCTGATGTGCCCGCCCCTCCCAATCTAGAGTCGGCATCCTCCAGTGGCTGTCTGTATTCCCGGCTACACCCAACTGTTCCCGGGATGGCCCGCACAGtagccctgccttccctttgtcccATTTACCGAGAAGGGCCTATAGCCCCTAAGTGGTGGGATCGCAGCCCCCGGGAGATACAACCGCTAAAGAAGGGAACgtggcaaagagcaaaaacgCGACTGGGATAGTGGCTGGAGGCCATGTTCGGAATGGGGACTGCCTCCctcaaaaacccacaagccatTTATGACCTATTGATGCAAGTGTCTATTTGAGCCAATTCTACATCTGACAGCTTAGAACTCTTGAATGAACAATTacaacacaccagcaaaatgacCGCCCAGCACCGAGCGGGAGTAGACCTGATGCTGCTACAGGAACACCTTTAGTATGGAGTGCTAAATTGATGAGTAGATGACTGCTGCGTTTATATCCCAAATGTATCCATACCCCTCCGAACCCAAAtcaacaaaatgaagaaagcagcaaaggactCAGAGGCAATTGCTGCCGCATTAAACATCAACTGGTTGGGAAAGATTTCCAGTGCGTTCGGGTTTTCCCTGTCGGGATGGTTAACCAGTCTTTTACAATCCTTGATAGTGGTTATAATCATAATTATTgccatttgtattgtattaagtTGTGTTAAACATATGATAATGTGGTTTGTATCCATTGTTACGTATGCTCCTTTAGAACTAACCCAAATAGCAGATGTTCTGTTAGAATTGTAAAATAGccaaagaaatgatgattcaTGATGAGCATCAATTCTCACCGAAACTGCGCtcccttttaactttggaggcaagaggtgacTGTACCACCACTCCAAAGAAACCAGTCGGATCGTGACTGTGGTCACGGGGTggagtgtggcaggtgcacccgccccgataaagagcaaaacttctcaactgctgaaaggaaagagttaaaactaGAAGCCGTGGTTTGGGGGTCGAGCTGGCCAGCTGCATGGTGACTGGAGTCACGTAgacagagtgccccaagtcacgTACCCCAGCCACCCGAGCCTGCCAGAAACACCTCAACCAATGAAATGCCTCGGCTaggagaagtttccagaccgctgaccatatatgaccacgagccccgatccAACTtcgggtataaatggagcccgcCGGAAGAGCCCTTTGAGCCCATcttcctcggagcagcgggtctgcagtcagaGACTCTCCCCTTACATCGGGATGCCATCTAAGGAAACTCCCCGGGGTTGAGTGCCTCGCCTTGCCGGTGAGTGAGTGctcattttgagtcatcattttaAGCTTACATTTGGTTATAGTTtgtgtagtgatagttcccagcTGACACCCTGAACCTGTAACTAAGTTGTGTTTATCGCAGTGTTTACGACCTGATATTCCTGTCCAATCTGGCTGTTgtatctcaatacaacataacattcctgttcacttGGACCGTTCTAtgttgatatcattaaagaagatTGACTTTTGAAACATATCGCTATCTGTCTAGTGTTCCTGCGACAGCCTCTCATGAAGTTCTTTCCCCTCTGTTCCTCTCGAAGCCCCTATTGCCTTGACCATTTCACTGGCTTCAATTCTTCTTGTCATCTGGactattgttttgctttccatacaTATCCACTTCCACTCACgcagagtttcttttccatctttctatcaaccaaaagccactttcttcttttagtgtttttactgtagattttctttatttaactactttttttctgaggaacagCCAGTGTCTAGGCAACTTTTGACTTAATAGCCAACTTCTGTCCGCGCTCTGAAAGGTGTTGTAGGCTAGACCTAATGTCTAGCCGGGTAATACAACAGCACATTCACAGTCACTGCTTCCtagtcattccttctctttcagaccaGAGCAGCTTAGTCAGAAAGACAATACTTTTGAATTGAAAAGGGGACATGGTCAGGGGCTGTAGAGTAAATGCTTTACTGCTGGTGCAAGGCACAGCTACCCATCTTTCTAAGCAGCGTAAATACACTCAAAtatagttgttgttgttgacaaGAAAAGCTAACTCCACAAAGCCCCTTTGCTTATGatcttctgggttttctgtaaTGACCTAGAAAGGAGGGAGGATGCCCAAAAAAGGGACCTACCCCACTCTATGTTTACTATGTCCGCTTCATAATGccagtactttggaaaaaactAACCTCATAATCTTTTATGTATTAGATGCTTCAGGGTGAACCAACTAAATAAGCTGCAAGGATTGCTGCAGGATTTATGACCCAAAATCCTTGGGGTAGTTGCCAGGTCTGAAGGATGAATTCTTCCCTGATGTTAGGACAGGtctatttgcttctgtgtgacccgcagtcaaaaggcaaaggaaagctgagaagggacaggctctgttcaagggcaggatgaagacaggaagcctatatggagaaaaggagggtaaGAGGGAACACGGTCTCCCATTTTTGTTGTGGctatattctgaaaatcaggatgtCTAAAGGTTTACTGCCcaccagaaacagcatgagtggctccagcaaatttcagttctgctttcttgcaattCCCCATCGCTAGCTGGCTAGCAGTCGTGCTGGAGGAGTAATCACAGGAGACCAGCTCCTCAGGAACAGACAATCCCACTTCTCCTCACCACAAGTTAAGGAAATACGTTAgactatttctttaaatcataaGCTTTGCTTGGGTAATGACTGTCCCATCCTGAGCATGCACAGCACTTATCACCCAGCTGCTAATTGCTAGTTTTGATTTGGGACCAATAGAGatggtttgggggggttggaGGAATATTGAGGAGAGACTCCTATTAAATTAGTGAGGTCAGCCTCTGAGAAGGGGCTGTAGCTCTCTCTGCAGGGGTAATCTTGCCTCCCTGAGccctcccccctctctcttctccctttaacagttctattttgtggagctacaagacttttttctcctgctgagtgCTGGGTTAACAAATGCAGGAGGCATCTATTAACAGTATTCTTTGGAGACCATCTACAGCAGTGGGATGAACAATGGGCCTCGAACCATTACTAATGTATAGCCCAGAAATACGgtgtatgaatattttttaaatgtaaacccATTAGTCACACTTAATGGTTTATTTGAACTCAAACCGTATTATTATCCCCTCACTATTTtacctggtttattttagaCCACTTATCTCAGGGGTTGCCATAGCCACCTGCTGAGTGCCTTGGACTGGAGTGTTTACAGTAAGCAAAGTTAAAGACTTCTTATAAAGAGAAGTATGCTCTGACTAAAGAGGAACCTGGGCAAAAttgctgtggctggagcagagactgcgcCTCCCGCTTTACCTGAGAACAACATGGCCACTAGGAAGCTGAGTGCTggaaactacagctcccagcatgccctgggaaccaacatggcCGCCCATCAGCCCCATACCCCAGGACTACAGCACCTGGCATGCCACTGAGCGCTCCTTCTTCCTGTCTGACCCTGCAGGGACACCGTCCCCCCGGCTGGACCCCACTCCTCCACAGGCcccatggcaggaggagagcagagggacagagaagagggacagggagcaggacagaggcacagagggggaaaggctgagagagagaaagggagaggcaggggacagagagcaggacagagagcaagagaaggacGGGAAACAATCCagagagtgagaaacaaagagagggATGCgggtgaggagagggaggcagccaAGGACAGAACAGCGATGGCCTCCAGGCTGGAGCCGGAGGAAGAGCGGAAGGGGCCAG contains:
- the LOC127025934 gene encoding LOW QUALITY PROTEIN: ribosomal protein S6 kinase alpha-3-like (The sequence of the model RefSeq protein was modified relative to this genomic sequence to represent the inferred CDS: deleted 1 base in 1 codon), yielding MFTEDDVKFYLAELALALDHVHSGGIIYRDLKPENILLDEEGHIKLADFGLSEVSIDHEKKAFSFCATVEYMAPEVIKSGGLTRSADWWSFGVVMFEMLTGTLPFQGKDRKETMTLILEARLGMPQFLSPEAESLLRVLFKRNPANRLGAGLDGVEEIKRHAFFSKIDWDKLYRREVDPPFKPATGRPEDTFYFDPEFTAKTPEDLPGLPPSANAHQLVRGFSSVAIASNDESQAVQTVGVHSVVQQLHRNSIQFTDRYEVKEDIRVGSYCVYKRCIHKALNTEYAVKIIDKSKTDPRKEIEILLRYGHHPNIITLKDVHDDGKYTYIVTELTKGGQLLDKIHRQIFFSEREASAVLFTITRTVEYLHAQGVVHGELKPSNILYVDESGNPESIRLCEFGLAKQLRVENGLLRSPCYTASFAAPEVLQRQGYDAAWDIWSLGVLLYTMLAGYPPFVTGPDDTPEEILARIGSGKLSLSGGYWNTISDTAKDLLSKMLHVNPHQRLTAAQVLSHPWIVCCDQLPQYQLNRQDAPHVVKGARAAAYSALTRNQSPVLEPVGHSPLAQSIIFHKEWVF